In one Plasmodium falciparum 3D7 genome assembly, chromosome: 14 genomic region, the following are encoded:
- a CDS encoding autophagy protein 5, putative: MEIGYMEVPNIKDINSNIEKSGLVLCVSLNQKESESLISPSYYYIYVHRYMYLSNIIPKCLEFFKSFILPFYGNKFGVYFECIKKEQKKSSNNNNNNNNNITYTSTNNYEEKIVLDWRLPIGVLFDIYCDLDKSQKEYIKTYEKFNDTNINMNNKKNITICSNNELFLNHINIVKLKGTDKNYDKKSNERQNQKNIYDANRNISTNTNNSSNVNHQQNCDRTDDDTLHKGDDILHKGDDILHKGDDILHKGDDILHKGDDILYKGNDILHKGDDILHKGDDILHTDAFINEKETKEGTDKKKQINRNIKNEERERGKEVKNIIVENYYEENYMKEKKIIVENGKGSTKNDVEENKKDINTHYDDIKLNNVDIYDDIKLNNVDIYDDTADFQYIQFIQNEKINNEWYNKQFVNISNKNIPWMLIVHFKGEEEYPLSIINKKYDEKNTHFKGDINILPYNNYIPLYKGFNNFEEYIINQLKKANCILNKNNRALEILPQRIQKDILYSLKHFHIEKICSLYREYIDYNMLNFINYFNNSYIKKVQQVCDLNRHKDNSIQINGKSSGKQNEENLCLLKMDLHEEESPVKITHCKDILNNDNENYDNENNNNENNNEHNCHRNSYDVHLNENFINDQSQKNHISNIRTSYNNDHVSDSLQTDIQNDFSSIILENTKEQGDHINFKNNLHNNEKYPNVYDILKDEKVLKDCPIILHIYGPPYNQILTKYPFLKLIHSNNNNNNNNNDNKDNNNNSNKYDGCKKYIQNVHLNTLGDFLHEQLPSFVRKIINKDEKNETSHILNKYDKDKYLNSETIYYFIEDDYLIFSPYMFIIVNGIQIPLNTPLYWLAANFSQFDHFLHITIRIPPY, from the coding sequence ATGGAGATAGGTTATATGGAAGTAcctaatataaaagatatcaatagtaatatagaaaaaagtGGATTAGTATTATGTGTTTCTCTTAATCAAAAAGAATCAGAATCTCTTATTTCTccatcatattattatatatatgttcataggTATATGTACTTATCCAATATCATACCTAAATGTCTTGAATTTTTTAAGTCTTTTATATTACCATTCTATGGTAATAAATTTGGTGTATATTTTGAgtgtataaaaaaagaacaaaaaaagtcatcaaataataataataataataataataatattacatatacaagtacaaataattatgaagaaaaaattgtTCTAGATTGGAGGCTACCAATTGGTgtattatttgatatatattgtgATTTAGATAAAAGtcaaaaggaatatataaaaacatatgaaaaatttaatgatactaatattaatatgaataataaaaaaaatataactatATGTTCCAATAATGAATTATTTCTAaaccatataaatattgtaaaattaaaaggtacagataaaaattatgataaaaaatcaaatgaaagacaaaatcaaaaaaatatttatgatgcTAATAGGAATATATCTACCAACACAAATAATAGTTCAAATGTAAACCATCAACAAAATTGTGATAGGACGGATGATGATACTTTACATAAGGGTGACGATATTTTACATAAAGGGGACGATATTTTACATAAGGGTGACGATATTTTACATAAGGGTGACGATATTTTACATAAAGGTGacgatattttatataagggTAACGATATTTTACATAAAGGTGACGATATTTTACATAAGGGGGACGATATTTTACATACAGATGCCTTTATAAATGAGAAAGAAACAAAAGAAGGTActgacaaaaaaaaacaaattaatcgaaatataaaaaatgaagaacgTGAAAGGGGGAAAgaagtaaaaaatattattgtggaaaattattatgaagagaattatatgaaagagaaaaaaataattgtgGAAAATGGTAAAGGTTCTACAAAAAATGATGTagaagaaaataagaaagatataaatacacattatgatgatataaaattaaataacgttgatatttatgatgatataaaattaaataacgTAGATATTTATGATGATACAGCAGACTTTCAATATATCCAATTTATCcagaatgaaaaaataaataacgaATGGTATAACAAAcaatttgtaaatatatcaaataaaaatattccgTGGATGTTAATCGTTCATTTTAAAGGGGAAGAAGAATATCCACTttctattataaataaaaaatatgatgaaaaaaatacacatttTAAAGGAGATATTAATATCTtaccatataataattatattccaTTATATAAAggttttaataattttgaagagtatataataaaccaattaaaaaaagccaactgtatattaaataaaaataatagagCATTAGAAATATTACCACAAAGAATtcaaaaagatatattatatagctTGAAACATTTCCATATCGAAAAAATATGTTCATTGTATAGAGAATATATTGATTATAACATgctaaattttattaattattttaataatagttatataaaaaaagtgcAACAGGTATGTGATCTAAATCGACATAAGGATAATtcaatacaaataaatggAAAAAGTAGCGGGAAACAAAATGAGGAGAACTTGTGTCTTTTAAAAATGGATCTTCACGAGGAAGAGTCTCCGGTGAAAATAACACACTGTAAAGATATacttaataatgataatgaaaattatgataatgaaaataataataatgaaaataataatgaacataATTGTCATCGTAATAGTTATGATGTCCATTTGaatgaaaattttataaatgacCAATCacaaaaaaatcatatatcaaatataagaacatcatataataatgatcatgTTAGTGATAGCCTACAAACagatatacaaaatgatttCTCTTCTATAATATTAGAAAACACAAAAGAACAGGGCgatcatataaattttaaaaataatttacataaCAATGAAAAGTATCCAAATGTATATGATATcttaaaagatgaaaaagtTCTTAAAGATTGCCctattatattacatatttatggACCTCCATATAATcaaatattaacaaaatatcCCTTTCTAAAACTAATacattcaaataataataataataataataataatgataataaagataacaataataatagtaataagtATGATGGTtgtaagaaatatatacaaaatgttcATCTTAACACGTTGGGAGATTTTCTTCATGAACAACTCCCATCATTTGTTCgcaaaataattaataaagatgaaaaaaatgaaacatcccatattttaaataaatatgataaagataaatatttaaattcagaaacaatatattattttattgaaGATGATTACTTAATTTTTAGTCcatatatgttcattataGTTAATGGCATACAAATTCCTTTGAATACTCCTCTATATTGGCTAGCTGCCAACTTTTCTCAATTTGATCATTTTCTCCACATTACCATACGTATACCCCCCTATTAA
- a CDS encoding endonuclease/exonuclease/phosphatase family protein, putative — translation MEKIGLASWNVNGWKKSCEIIKRNDDDLVQFLKKLDIDILCLQETKTNESVIENDCNLLEADSNMYESYWTCCKKKKGDKTHKGYSGLATYVKNENKIICSTNNVFDDFSFFFNDYIKKEDLLIKKKSEIDKTSISFFLLNDNKKIYNDQNIKCDKNDEHNKKKNKTNISVSEFFNEGRILITMHKHFIIVNIYAPYSGHNYERLYYKVRFFHAVRAKIIQLRIVTGLPIILLGDFNISYRNKDIYYLNNIINLDILLKNIHNIDLKEDIKMKIIKNIPLIINTLKDEHNFIIKKYKIQNNELYNLYLKFDTHVKFIGNNFSSVEEILYFFSLDPVYVHDKYKDYPYEYYFVVNNVSDDFHDVFKSPTDSNINVSNNKNDHPLSSTNKDDHHGNNHHNNKDDHHNSSNNKCCNFKGQNENKENTPKMSYHNTYMKNNMNKNEDSIQKKNREKEDDEFRSTHKNKYNFEHDELLKRYENFSINNEKIFESITNNNNNNNNEDFDLGFFLKKDKNIKYNNDDMNKNERNKKILNCKKILCKYKYKNNINGQYMVKNPNCIYLKHLNDIFISLNINLSEHDLLNIANSIGEPSSPPCCVDIIKNLIYEDNMIDTFSFFHPNVNGKFTCWDTYRQCRVHNEGSRIDYIFMDYILYEHFIKRNTYLYESPVILNHELYEMLKQKLKKKNSLNYHDMNSFQTNQYYANYFNKIKTKQKYLLSNDNINDTSRKKKNKQEKDEEQDEHKLEDQIQDAEFYKFQFKISTYIGFIYTSPKLSDHIAVKCTFIKNYNRINYNNKNKIIIKLCSSRFNIILNYLCTSINQYIMYLPLFLINPSLFSLTTYTLLDHVHLYDGLCPNILNTQPHKKTNKITQYFTLKKKK, via the coding sequence atggaaAAAATTGGTTTAGCTAGCTGGAATGTAAATGGTTGGAAAAAAAGCtgtgaaataataaaaagaaatgatgATGACTTGGTgcaatttttaaaaaaactcGATATCGATATTCTATGTTTACAAGAAACCAAAACGAACGAATCAGTTATTGAGAATGATTGTAATTTATTAGAGGCTGATTCAAATATGTATGAATCCTATTGGACttgttgtaaaaaaaaaaaaggggatAAAACACATAAGGGATATTCAGGTTTAGCAACCTATGTAAAAAAtgagaataaaataatatgttcaACGAATAATGTGTTTGatgatttttcttttttttttaatgattatataaaaaaggaagatttattaataaagaagaaatctGAAATTGATAAAACatctatatctttttttttattaaatgataacaagaaaatatataatgatcaaaatataaaatgtgataaaaatgatgaacacaacaaaaaaaaaaataaaacaaacatAAGTGTCAGtgaattttttaatgaaGGGAGAATATTAATTACTATGCAcaaacattttattatagttaatatatatgctcCTTATTCTGGTCATAATTATGAAAGGTTATATTATAAGGTAAGATTTTTTCATGCTGTAAGAGCAAAAATAATACAGTTGAGAATAGTAACAGGTTTACCTATCATATTATTAGGagattttaatatttcttatcgtaataaagatatatattatcttaataatattattaatttagatatattattaaaaaatatacataatatagacttaaaagaagatataaaaatgaaaattataaaaaatatacctttaattattaatacgTTAAAAGATgaacataattttattattaaaaaatataaaatacaaaataatgaattgtataacttatatttaaaatttgatACTCATGTCAAATTTATAggaaataatttttcatcaGTTGaagaaattttatatttcttttctttagaTCCTGTATATGTTCATGACAAGTATAAGGATTATCCTTATGAGTATTATTTTGTTGTAAATAATGTCTCTGATGATTTTCATGATGTCTTCAAGAGCCCTACAGATAGTAATATTAATGtgagtaataataaaaatgaccATCCCCTTAGTAGTACTAATAAAGATGATCACCATGGTaataatcatcataataataaagatgatcaccataatagtagtaataataaatgttgTAATTTTAAGGgtcaaaatgaaaataaggaaaatacACCTAAGATGTCATATCACAATACATACATGAAAAACAACATGAACAAGAATGAGGATtctattcaaaaaaaaaacagagagaaagaagatgatgaatTTAGAAgtacacataaaaataaatataattttgaacATGACGAACTATTAAAAAGGTATGAAAATTTttctataaataatgaaaaaatttttgaatccattacaaataataataataataataataatgaagatttTGATTTgggtttttttttaaaaaaggataaaaatataaaatataataatgatgacatgaataaaaatgaaagaaataaaaaaatattaaattgtaaaaaaatattatgtaaatataaatataaaaataatataaatggacAATATATGGTTAAAAATcctaattgtatatatttaaaacatttaaatgacatttttatatctttaaatattaatcttTCTGAAcatgatttattaaatatagcTAATAGTATAGGTGAACCCAGTTCACCACCATGTTGtgttgatataataaaaaatttaatatatgaagataatatGATAGAtaccttttctttttttcatccAAATGTAAATGGTAAATTCACATGTTGGGATACATATAGACAATGTAGAGTACATAACGAAGGTTCAAGAattgattatatttttatggattatattttatatgaacattttattaaaagaaatactTATCTTTATGAATCTCCTGTAATATTAAATCATGAATTATACGAAAtgttaaaacaaaaattaaaaaaaaaaaattctttaaaTTATCATGATATGAATTCTTTTCAGACCAATCAATATTATgctaattattttaataaaataaaaacaaaacaaaaatatttgttatcaaatgataatataaatgatacatcaagaaaaaaaaaaaacaaacaagaAAAAGATGAAGAACAAGATGAACATAAATTGGAAGATCAAATTCAAGATGctgaattttataaatttcaatttaaaatatcaaCTTATATAGGTTTTATTTATACCTCACCAAAATTAAGTGATCATATAGCAGTCAAGTGTACattcattaaaaattataatcgtattaattataataacaaaaataaaattattattaaattatgttCTTCAcgttttaatattatactcaattatttatgtacatCAATTAatcaatata